GTCTACGACTTCGTCGCCAAGAACACCGGCGGGCACGACCATGCCCTGGAGATCGAGGGCCCCGGCGGGGAGAACAGGTCCGAAACGGTCGAACCCGGCGCCTCGACCACGCTCCGGGTGACCCTGAAGTCCGGCACCTACGAGGTCTACTGTCCGGTCGACGGGCACAAGGACCAAGGGATGAAGACGGAGATCACGGTCGGCGGCGCGGAGGCCCCCACGAACGAGCCCCCGTCCCCGGGCACCGGCTACTGACCGACCGTGTCCCGTTCCGCCTTGCGGCGGGCGGCGTCCTCGTCCGTCGCCGCGTCGTACGCCAGGAGTCTCGGCAGGGCGGCCGCCAGCACGGCGACCGACGCCACGCACGCGACGCCGCCCGTCCAGACGGACGCCCGCGTCCCCGTCCAGCCCGCCATCGCCCCCGCGCGGAGCTGGCCCAGCTGCGGGCCGACGCTGTACGAGAGCACCTCGATGCCCGCCAGACGGCCCCGGAGCTCCTCCGGGATCGTCTGGTTCCAGATCGTCGAGCGGCCGAGCCCGCTCAGCATGTCGCCCGCACCGGCGAACGCCAGGCACACCAGCACCAGCCACACGTTCGAGAACCAGCCCGCCGCGGCGATCGCCAGGCCCCACCCCGCCGCGCCGCCCGCCACGAGCAGCCCGTGCCGCCGTACCTTCGACGTCCAGCCGCTGGTCAGGCCCACCAGCAGCGAGCCCACCGAGCCCGCCGCGTACATCAGGCCGAGCGACCAGTCCGCGTCCAGCTCGTCCGCGAGGAACGGGAAGACC
This sequence is a window from Streptomyces sp. HUAS YS2. Protein-coding genes within it:
- a CDS encoding copper-binding protein; translated protein: MTTRTRNRVALGLAAGGLTAVLAACGGGDGDGGGSTTPPPAQNGVTKVDADLADFRITLSEKTFEPGVYDFVAKNTGGHDHALEIEGPGGENRSETVEPGASTTLRVTLKSGTYEVYCPVDGHKDQGMKTEITVGGAEAPTNEPPSPGTGY